The genomic stretch CATAATTTCCTCCTTGAAATTGTTTCGGCTTCCATGCCTGAGATTGAATGTTCCGATTGTAGGTTTACCGGAAAAAATCTCTCACTTGTGCCTTACTCATCGTCGGGTTGGCGAAAAACTTTAGGTTCAGTGAACGTTTTTTTTTGTACGAAAATCTAGGAGGATATGTTGGGTGCTAAATAAGGCGGAGCAACAAAAAATGCCATGCGCATTTTGAGTTGGAAACGATGAAAAATGGGGTGTGTGCTGGAACTTTTGGTTTAGGCAAAAGTTTTGCGCATAATATCAATTATCGATGACAACCGAACTTCATAAGTGTGTTCGGCAAGTATTCTGCGTCGGGCTGCACTGGTGATTACGGCGCGTGCGGTGGGGTTTGACAGATATTTTTTTATGAGGCCTGGAATTTCTTCTGGATTTCGGTACACCACGACTTCCGTTCCGATATCAAATAAATTTTCTATTTGCTCACGGTGATCCGTTATCAAAAAGGAGCCGGTCGCGGGTACGTCGAATACTCGCTGATTGACCGCGCCTTTCATTTGCTGGCTGGTGCAATTGAAGTTGATTGAAGACTGCTGATAAAAAGCAGGGAGTTCTTTGTAGTAGTCGATTGCACTGAGGTGACGCCAACGCGGGGTTTGAGGAAGTTGTGATTTCCAACCGTTGTCACCAACAATCAGTGGACAGAATTCGAGTAATTGGCTGACGCAGTTGAGCCTGTATTGGCGGGTGGCTTCCCAGGTCAGAAGGGATTCCAGGGCCAGTCGTTTGTCTGTTGTCTCCATCTCCTTGAAAGCCGTATCCCATTCCGGGTAACCAGATGCCAGAAATGATGCCACATTCAGTTCGCCCGATTTGCCAAAATCCGCCGCCACTTTCTCGTATTGCATCTGAAGTTGCGGAGGCAGCACAGCGTCCTTTAACGAGTTGCTGACAGCAGAGAGCATGGAGTTACCGACAAACGAAACGTCACAAACCCAGTCGGCAGGTGCTGTTTTGGATTGCTGTGGAGCGAAACGATGCGGGTCTGTTGCCAGGGGCATGTAATGCACATTGTCAAACCCCTTGCGCCGAAGCATTTCTTCGTTACCTGCGTCATACGTAAAAATTACCGTATTTTGCGTTGCTGGATGAGCGTATTCATGCAGGATCAAGTGGGGGTTATCAACGAACCATGAAGCGAGTGGAAGTTGTAGCTCCTGCAATAACTCAGCAAGTTTTCCTTCACGGTCCAATCCGAAATGATTCACAGTAAATACATAGTCAGGCTTGAAATCGACGACAGCGCGCAGAAGCGACTCAATGAAAGATTGTGTTCCTACATCGGTGTTCCCAAGTGTGAGTAGCTGGAAGGGGAGCTCCAGTCTTTTGAAAGCGGCAGTGATCTCGTCACAAAGGAAGTAGTCGGAATCAATGAAGAGCACCCGAGGTTTGGCTTCTTGGAATTTGGGATAGCGAGCAGCCTCCCAGAAGTTGTTGGTCGAAGAAGATTCAATGGTGTTGACCAGGGCGCCATAATACTCCCTGTTTAAACGAAGATATAGAGGAATGGCGATAGGTTGAAGTGGGGCTGAGCCGTGATCTTTTTGCCACTGCCTCAGTGCGTGCATGGCGTTTTCAGCGGATTCCTCTTTGATCCAGAATACATATGGGTTGGCGGAGTATTTCTTGTGAAGTCCAGTTGCAGTATGGATTGCTGTTTCCTGGTCAACCACAGCCACTGGTCTGCCTTGATCAACCAGTATCGACAAGGCTTCACCAATCCCAGAACCGATAAGCACGGGCAGGCTGTCACCATGAATACTCTTCACCAGAGAACTTTCGCGTTCAAGGCTTTTGCGTCCCCACATATGCCACGTTTTACTGTCGATACGTATGCGAACATCGGGGGCGGAGCTCTCTTCAAGGTATTCTGCTGTATAGGTTTCGCGCGTCATGTTGTGTGAACTACTGTATTTTGTCCCTTGAGAGCAAGTCGACATAGTATATAGTAATGAACGGTTTCATCAGCTGATGTCAGGATACGGTGTTTTAGAGAACGTGGTCATTTCTGCCGTTGAGACTCTTTTCAGGCCGGAATCCATGGATGGGCCTGTCTGGGAAAGGTTGATAGCTCGTCCAGAGAATACATCATCTTCAATCTCTAAACAGAGTTCAGCCGCCCTTATTGCCGCCTGATCAATAAGTCCCGACAGGGTTGTCATCTTTTCTTTGCGCGTGACCGGGTGTCGAAAAGTAATGGATTCCTGAAGCTTGTCTCCCTGCTTGAGTAGCTGGGGGCAGTAGAACAGCATGGTCAACTCTGTGAAAAAGTCAGGAGTCACTTTCCGCAATGAAAACAAGAGCCTTGCAAGGTAGGGGATGGGGAACAGTCGTTGAAGTGTTTGGTAAAGCTGCCAACTCTTTTCGAGACCTTTTGTCACCTCTTCAGGGGACGTATGTGTCTCCTGAGCAAGTCTTTTGATCGGCAGACCGTTGGTAATTATATCAGGCGTCTGTTGAATAAGTGTGCGTAAGTAATATTTTTTGTTCCTAACTTTTTCAGGGCAGGCAACCATGTCCATGAGCGACTCAAGTGCCCTGTGCCTTTGCCTGGCCAGCGACTTCCTTTTATCATTGTCGGCGTAGTAATCGCCTGTGTAGTGCCAGACAAATGGGTGCATGACGGAATCGGCATAAAGATGCGAAACCAGCCCAACGAGGATGGCGCATGCGAGATCCTTGTTGGCACTGGATAGGATGTGATCAGCCTGGAATCGAATAAGGTTGAACGTGTCCTGCCCCCGTGCGCCATGCAGTTTGTGGGCAAGCCTCTCCAAAGGACGACATCCCGGAAGAACGGCATAAAAGAGGGCATCGTGGAAGACGGAACCAAGCAGCAGTCCCTCTTTTTGATTGGAAACAGGTCGAGCGAATCGAGAGCCTTCGAGCCGTTGTGCGGTTTTTTCCGCAATGGTGAAATGGATCAATTCCTTTGGCATAGAATGTTGTTTTTTAAAGCTGGTTGCCGTACTTGAGTTGTTTGCAATACATA from Pseudodesulfovibrio profundus encodes the following:
- a CDS encoding CgeB family protein, with translation MTRETYTAEYLEESSAPDVRIRIDSKTWHMWGRKSLERESSLVKSIHGDSLPVLIGSGIGEALSILVDQGRPVAVVDQETAIHTATGLHKKYSANPYVFWIKEESAENAMHALRQWQKDHGSAPLQPIAIPLYLRLNREYYGALVNTIESSSTNNFWEAARYPKFQEAKPRVLFIDSDYFLCDEITAAFKRLELPFQLLTLGNTDVGTQSFIESLLRAVVDFKPDYVFTVNHFGLDREGKLAELLQELQLPLASWFVDNPHLILHEYAHPATQNTVIFTYDAGNEEMLRRKGFDNVHYMPLATDPHRFAPQQSKTAPADWVCDVSFVGNSMLSAVSNSLKDAVLPPQLQMQYEKVAADFGKSGELNVASFLASGYPEWDTAFKEMETTDKRLALESLLTWEATRQYRLNCVSQLLEFCPLIVGDNGWKSQLPQTPRWRHLSAIDYYKELPAFYQQSSINFNCTSQQMKGAVNQRVFDVPATGSFLITDHREQIENLFDIGTEVVVYRNPEEIPGLIKKYLSNPTARAVITSAARRRILAEHTYEVRLSSIIDIMRKTFA
- a CDS encoding zinc dependent phospholipase C family protein, with amino-acid sequence MPKELIHFTIAEKTAQRLEGSRFARPVSNQKEGLLLGSVFHDALFYAVLPGCRPLERLAHKLHGARGQDTFNLIRFQADHILSSANKDLACAILVGLVSHLYADSVMHPFVWHYTGDYYADNDKRKSLARQRHRALESLMDMVACPEKVRNKKYYLRTLIQQTPDIITNGLPIKRLAQETHTSPEEVTKGLEKSWQLYQTLQRLFPIPYLARLLFSLRKVTPDFFTELTMLFYCPQLLKQGDKLQESITFRHPVTRKEKMTTLSGLIDQAAIRAAELCLEIEDDVFSGRAINLSQTGPSMDSGLKRVSTAEMTTFSKTPYPDIS